Proteins encoded together in one Hemiscyllium ocellatum isolate sHemOce1 chromosome 9, sHemOce1.pat.X.cur, whole genome shotgun sequence window:
- the LOC132818927 gene encoding G-protein coupled receptor 52-like, producing the protein MNQTTVEWRAVSVSNTSVNLSNHACPLGFGHYDAVDVCVLETAIIVLLTVLIILGNLTVIFVFHCAPLLHHYTTSYFIQTMAYADLLVGVSCLVPALSLLHYPTGMQESLTCQVFGYIISVLKSVSMACLACISIDRYLAITKPLSYSQLVTPCRLRLCIILIWLYSCAVFLPSFFGWEKPGYHGDIFEWCATSWETNAYFTGFIVCLLYAPAAFIVCFTYFHIFKICRQHTKEINERRARFPSQDVEAAEGGPSPDRRYAMVLFRITSVFYVLWLPYILYFLLESSRVLESPSLSFVTTWLAISNSFCNCVIYNLSNSVFRLGLRRLSQMACSLCLPLGNETARDPKPRKRANSCSI; encoded by the coding sequence ATGAACCAGACCACGGTTGAATGGAGAGCTGTGAGTGTGAGCAACACCTCGGTTAACCTGTCCAACCACGCTTGCCCATTGGGCTTTGGCCACTACGACGCAGTTGACGTTTGTGTCCTCGAGACTGCCATCATCGTGTTGCTGACAGTTCTGATCATACTGGGAAATCTGACGGTGATCTTTGTGTTCCACTGTGCCCCACTTCTCCACCATTACACCACCAGCTACTTCATCCAGACCATGGCCTATGCAGACCTACTTGTCGGGGTAAGCTGCTTGGTTCCTGCACTTTCTCTCCTTCACTATCCCACCGGCATGCAGGAATCTCTCACCTGCCAGGTCTTTGGCTACATCATTTCAGTGCTGAAGAGTGTGTCCATGGCTTGCCTGGCTTGTATCAGTATTGACCGCTACCTTGCCATTACGAAACCACTCTCCTATAGCCAGCTCGTCACCCCCTGCCGTCTTCGGCTGTGTATCATTCTCATATGGTTATACTCCTGTGCAGTTTTCCTGCCCTCATTCTTTGGATGGGAAAAGCCAGGCTATCATGGGGACATCTTTGAGTGGTGTGCTACCTCCTGGGAAACTAATGCCTACTTCACAGGCTTCATCGTCTGTTTGCTGTATGCTCCTGCTGCCTTCATTGTCTGCTTCACCTACTTCCACATATTTAAAATCTGCCGGCAGCACACCAAAGAAATTAATGAGCGGCGTGCCCGTTTTCCCAGCCAGGATGTGGAAGCTGCTGAGGGTGGGCCCAGCCCTGACCGGCGCTATGCAATGGTCCTGTTTCGGATTACAAGCGTCTTCTACGTGCTGTGGCTCCCCTACATTCTGTACTTCCTGCTGGAGAGCTCCCGCGTGCTGGAGAGCCCCTCACTGTCATTCGTAACGACGTGGCTGGCCATCAGCAATAGCTTCTGCAACTGTGTCATCTACAACCTCTCCAATAGCGTTTTCAGGCTGGGCTTGAGAAGGCTGTCACAAATGGCCTGCTCGCTGTGCTTGCCCTTAGGAAATGAGACGGCAAGAGATCCCAAACCCAGGAAACGGGCCAATTCCTGCTCCATCTGA